The following coding sequences are from one Pocillopora verrucosa isolate sample1 chromosome 5, ASM3666991v2, whole genome shotgun sequence window:
- the LOC131785622 gene encoding proto-oncogene Mas-like, producing the protein MHAICVCSATLAGILSLLAMVANGMLLYVMYKDPLRCFRKPISVLIATLAANDLLTGSVISGLHIRNEISCEIHADETTTRTSFESIIGLFAINNGTFLVMSLSVERLIAVALPFYYRATASGRKTLACALCVVAYSVAFCLLRFTGIPQGIYDMLQVHLNMTFPLVAVIIFNFLLLKVLRGYRRRACSMNSDASDSAVSANEKRFDIDKQFAFTAILIVLFLFISHLPYYIITLVEVHCTHCEGIWLVSCRRILLPFLYINAACNPFTYTFRIRQCRRSLKLLFFKWQETIEVSPRAPATPDSTRSPIALRKISQICPKTGKIVETFGDRHIADDFDLGIDNPQEITDDFDSDVWDTKL; encoded by the coding sequence ATGCATGCGATATGCGTTTGTTCGGCGACACTGGCTGGAATATTGTCTTTACTGGCCATGGTTGCTAATGGTATGCTACTTTACGTCATGTACAAGGATCCCTTACGCTGCTTTCGTAAACCAATTTCAGTTCTCATCGCTACCCTGGCCGCAAACGACTTATTGACTGGATCTGTTATAAGCGGTCTTCACATTCGTAACGAAATATCTTGTGAAATTCATGCGGATGAAACGACGACCCGCACGAGTTTTGAAAGTATCATCGGTCTATTTGCTATCAACAACGGCACGTTTCTTGTCATGAGCTTGTCCGTGGAACGTTTGATCGCCGTGGCCTTACCGTTTTACTACCGTGCGACGGCGAGTGGTAGAAAAACCCTGGCATGTGCACTATGCGTTGTGGCATATTCCGTGGCTTTCTGTTTGCTTCGATTCACTGGAATTCCACAGGGAATTTACGACATGTTACAAGTTCATTTGAATATGACTTTCCCACTCGTGgctgttattatttttaacttcttaTTGCTAAAAGTTTTACGTGGGTACAGACGGCGTGCGTGCTCTATGAACTCTGACGCTAGCGACAGTGCGGTCTCAGCAAACGAAAAAAGATTCGATATTGATAAACAGTTCGCTTTTACAGCCATTCTTATAGttcttttcctctttatttcacatttgcCATATTATATAATTACTCTTGTAGAGGTACACTGTACTCATTGTGAAGGGATATGGCTCGTTTCGTGTCGGCGAATCTTGTTACCATTTCTCTATATCAACGCCGCCTGTAATCCATTTACCTACACGTTTCGCATTCGCCAATGCCGTCGGTCTCTCAAACTTCTCTTTTTTAAATGGCAAGAAACGATTGAGGTTTCTCCGAGAGCTCCAGCGACACCAGACTCTACAAGAAGTCCAATCGCTCTACGAAAGATTTCACAGATATGTCCGAAAACTGGTAAAATTGTTGAAACGTTCGGGGATAGACACATAGCTGACGATTTTGATTTGGGAATTGATAATCCACAAGAGATCACGGATGATTTTGACTCTGATGTCTGGGATACTAAACTGTGA
- the LOC131785573 gene encoding androgen-induced gene 1 protein-like: MEFLSGVFHLGCGIYYICGTYWDFQIVTPHVNTYGGRWKFLTFLNLIIQLLYFIIAPLGDVVTLLSGRKDNWLVKLRDLLFSSLAFPLGVFVAATFWGIYLMDRELIFPRALDKIFPSWLNHILHTWCAILIILEAAFIKHKYPKNRVGLGVLAVFTAIYLSWISWIAYAADFWVYPFLRLMPNSGKVAFFTLASCLSAFLYLLGKWMTLFIWGGDGEKKSTNNSTIKEGTKKRVKKAD, translated from the exons ATGGAATTTCTGTCAGGTGTATTCCATTTAGGATGTGGAATTTATTATATTTGTGGCACTTATTGGGACTTTCAAATTGTGACACCTCATGTAAACACCTATGGAGGAAGATGGAAGTTTCTAACATTTTTGAATTTG atTATTCAACTGTTGTACTTCATCATAGCACCACTGGGTGATGTTGTTACTCTCCTTAGTGGACGGAAAGATAACTGGCTTGTTAAACTGCGGGATTTATTGTTTTCATCTCTAGCTTTTCCTCTTGGTGTG TTTGTTGCAGCTACCTTTTGGGGTATATACCTAATGGACAGAGAGCTCATCTTTCCTCGTGCATTGGATAAGATATTCCCCTCATGGCTCAATCATATTTTG CATACCTGGTGTGCTATTCTTATCATATTAGAAGCTGCATTCATCAAACACAAGTATCCAAAGAATCGTGTAGGTTTGGGTGTGTTAGCTGTTTTTACAGCGATTTATCTTTCTTG GATATCGTGGATTGCTTATGCAGCAGACTTTTGGGTTTATCCATTCCTTCGTCTAATGCCTAATTCTGGCAAAGTAGCATTTTTTACGTTAGCAAGCTGTTTAAGCGCCTTCCTGTATCTCTTGGGAAAATGGATGACTTTGTTCATATGGGGAG gcgACGGAGAGAAGAAGTCTACAAATAATTCGACTATAAAGGAAGGAACAAAAAAGAGAGTAAAGAAAGCAGATTAG